The genomic region CGAAATGCAACATTGCCAGCACAACCACGATCGCCATGGTTAATATGACGATCGGGTAACGTAGCGCCTTTTTGACCTTGTCTGCCAACAGCCGTTGCGCCTTTTGCTGACGGGCCAGTTCAAAACAGCATTCATCGAGTTTTCCGGTTAATTCTCCGGTGCGTATCATCGCCTGATACAGCGGAGGAAAAACCTCTGGCCACTGTGTCAGTGCAATGGACAGCGGCGTCCCTTGTTCCAGCTCCTGGGCCAGGTGGTTTAATAACGCATGCCATTGCTTGCTGGGTTGTTGACCAGCAAGCAGTCCCAACCCTTCAGAGAGCGTTAACCCGGCTTTCAGAAGCGTAGCGAGTTGATGAATGACTTCCGTGTTTTTCTCACCTGTCCATAATCCTTTCTTCACACGTAACTGTTTTATCCGAAGAGGCGTGACATGCCGTTGTTGTAGCGCCCGCATCAGCTGAGGGCGGTTTTCAGCCCAGACAACGCCTTCATCAGGCGCGCCTGTCGCACCGATCCCTTGCCAGTGCCATAACCGTTTAGTGCTCATCAGGCATACCCAGCACACGGATCAACTCTTCGAAGGTCGTCAATCCTTGTTCAACCGCGCGGCAGCCGCTGGCATAGAGCGTGCTCATTCCTTCCTGTATGGCATAGGCTTCAAGCGTTTCCACCGTTGTACCGCTGGCAATGCGTTGACGGAGTGCTGGCATTACGGGAAGCACCTCAAATAAAGCCGTTCTTCCATAGAACCCGTGGTAACAATGTTCGCAGCCTATGCCCTGCCAGCGCGGGAGGGGTGTCGGGTGGAGTTCCGGGGGTAAATGAATGGGATCGCCTGCAAGTTGGCGACAGTGTGGGCACAGTTTCCTGACCAGCCGCTGCGCCACGACCAGCGTTAAGGCGGAGGAGAGCATCCAGCGCGCAACGCCCATCTGCTGTAAGCGAACCAATGCTTCGCAGGTAGAATTGGTATGCAGGGTGGAGAGAACCAGATGCCCGGTCTGCGCCGCCTTTATAGCAATTTCTGCCGTTTCACCGTCGCGGATTTCGCCCACCATGATGACATCCGGATCCTGGCGTAACAGCGCCCTTAACACGCTCTGAAAGGTCAGCCCAGCGCGCAGATGCACCTGGGTCTGATTGATACCTTCCAGAGGGATTTCTATCGGATCCTCGACGCTGCATAGATTAACGCCGGGCAAGTTACGCGCCTGCAATGCGCTATAGAGGGAGACCGTTTTGCCGCTGCCGGTAGGACCTGTGACCAGCACCAGTCCCTGCGGTTGTTGCAAGGCATGGGTAAACGCAGACAGTTGCGTTTCGGACATCCCCAGCGCGGCAATGCTAAGCGGTTGGTTAACCTGATGCAGCAGTCGCAGCACTGCTTTTTCGCCATAACGGCAGGGAAGGGTCGCGATGCGAAAAGAGACCGTTGTTCCCGCCAGTTCCACGGTAAATTGCCCGTCTTGCGGAAGGCGATGTTCGGCGATATCCAGATGGCTTAATACTTTTAAGCGTGCAATCAGAGCAATGCCTGTCTCTTTTGCCACGTCAGGCTGCCCATACAGTACGCCATCGATGCGTAGCCGAATGCGATAGTGATTTTCAGCAGGCTCAATGTGGATGTCCGACGCGCGTTTTGTCAGCGCGGTATGCAGCGTTTTATCCAGTAAATCAGCGGCGCTCAGACTGCTTTCAGAAACCACGGCCGGAAGCGTCTGGCGGGGTTGATGCAGATGGCCCTCCATTTGCTGGCGAGTCCAGCAAACAATGTCGATACGCTTTGTGGTCGCGAAATGCAGAGCGTCCAGCAGTTCGAGGGAGGGCGATTCCACAACGGCGACGTGAACCACTTCACTGTCTGCATCCAGCAGGATGGCCTGATGGCGCTGACACAGCGCCGTGAGTTGGCTTATATTCATCTCGCCTCCTTATTTTGAGCCAAAACGAAAGACATCTTCACAGGCTTGCTGCAAAGCGCTGTCATTCTGAATGTTGCAACTGCGCGTCCAGCCGGTTATGCCGTTCGCGTTATCCCAGGCAGGGGTCAGGGAGATGCTAAGTCCGTTCAGGCTCTCCTGTCCGGTCAGCGTGACAACGCCTTGTTCGACGCTCATGCCTGAGACGTAGCGGGTCGTCGTGGCGGAAGGGATACCGTTGACCCCGGCATCGCAGGTGTCTGTGCCGCCGTGTTCCAGCGCGCAAAGTTCGATTGCGGTGCGATACGGGACGAAGGTTTGCAGCATGTCTGTCAGTGCCGCTTTGCGCAGATAGTTTTGATAAGCCGGAATTCCAATGGCGCTGAGGATGGCTATGATGCCGATGACCACCATCAGCTCAATCAGGGTAAATCCGCGTTGTTTATCCATAGTTCGCTCCTTGAGTTAGCGGGAGCAACTTTGGCAAACGGGGTAAAGGCAAGCGAGTGGCAAAAAGAGAAACGGGAAGGCGGGTTCAGAGGAATTTATTCGGTTTGCAAAGAAGAGCAATAAAATTGCGAAGTGTTACGAAGAACCTGTAGGCCCGATAAGCGATAGCGCCATCGGGCAAGGTAATCAGGTGTTAGCGAAAGCGCATAGAAAGATCGAGCGCGCGGACATGCTTGGTGAGTGCGCCAACGGAGATGAAATCCACACCGGTTTCTGCAAATTCGCGCAAGGTTTCATCCGTCACGTTGCCGGAAACTTCAAGCCGCGCCTGGCCGTTGGTGCGTTTAACCGCTTCACGCATCTGTTCAGTCTCGAAGTTATCCAGCATGATGATGTCGGCACCAGCTTTCAGTGCTTCATCCAGTTCATCCAGATTTTCCACTTCGACTTCGACAGGAACGTCCGGATGTAACCAGAACGCTTTTTCCACCGCCTGACGCACTGAGCCGGACGCAATGATGTGGTTTTCTTTGATCAGGTAAGCATCTGAAAGCCCTAAACGGTGGTTGGTGCCGCCACCGCAGAGCACCGCATATTTCAGCGCGGTACGCAGCCCAGGTAGGGTTTTACGCGTGTCCAGTAGCTGTGTTTTGGTACCCGCCAGCAAATTGACGTATTTACGCACTTCACTTGCAACGCCGGACAGGGTCTGAACGAAATTCAGCGCGGTACGTTCGCCCGTGAGCAGTACGCGAGAGGGGCCATCCAGTTCAAACAGCGGCTGATTTGCCTTAATGCTGTCACCGTCTTCCACATGCCAGATGATGCTGACATCGTCGCCCGCAAGTTGAATAAAGACTTCTTCAACCCAGCGTTTACCACAAAAAACGCCGTCTTCACGGGTGATGATGGTGGCGTGTGAGCGGGTATCTTCCGGTAAAAGTTGTGCAGTAATGTCGTTACTGGCATCCAC from Citrobacter sp. RHB25-C09 harbors:
- the gspE gene encoding type II secretion system protein GspE → MNISQLTALCQRHQAILLDADSEVVHVAVVESPSLELLDALHFATTKRIDIVCWTRQQMEGHLHQPRQTLPAVVSESSLSAADLLDKTLHTALTKRASDIHIEPAENHYRIRLRIDGVLYGQPDVAKETGIALIARLKVLSHLDIAEHRLPQDGQFTVELAGTTVSFRIATLPCRYGEKAVLRLLHQVNQPLSIAALGMSETQLSAFTHALQQPQGLVLVTGPTGSGKTVSLYSALQARNLPGVNLCSVEDPIEIPLEGINQTQVHLRAGLTFQSVLRALLRQDPDVIMVGEIRDGETAEIAIKAAQTGHLVLSTLHTNSTCEALVRLQQMGVARWMLSSALTLVVAQRLVRKLCPHCRQLAGDPIHLPPELHPTPLPRWQGIGCEHCYHGFYGRTALFEVLPVMPALRQRIASGTTVETLEAYAIQEGMSTLYASGCRAVEQGLTTFEELIRVLGMPDEH
- the ppdD gene encoding prepilin peptidase-dependent pilin: MDKQRGFTLIELMVVIGIIAILSAIGIPAYQNYLRKAALTDMLQTFVPYRTAIELCALEHGGTDTCDAGVNGIPSATTTRYVSGMSVEQGVVTLTGQESLNGLSISLTPAWDNANGITGWTRSCNIQNDSALQQACEDVFRFGSK
- the nadC gene encoding carboxylating nicotinate-nucleotide diphosphorylase, with the protein product MPPRRYNPDYRRDALLERINLDIPAVVAHALREDLGGEVDASNDITAQLLPEDTRSHATIITREDGVFCGKRWVEEVFIQLAGDDVSIIWHVEDGDSIKANQPLFELDGPSRVLLTGERTALNFVQTLSGVASEVRKYVNLLAGTKTQLLDTRKTLPGLRTALKYAVLCGGGTNHRLGLSDAYLIKENHIIASGSVRQAVEKAFWLHPDVPVEVEVENLDELDEALKAGADIIMLDNFETEQMREAVKRTNGQARLEVSGNVTDETLREFAETGVDFISVGALTKHVRALDLSMRFR